A window of the Pseudomonas sp. B21_DOA genome harbors these coding sequences:
- a CDS encoding PA4642 family protein, whose product MRKDKKQVIGDEIGDEQIKLFLDFEPVDATSPSLHKLIKAYRGLRIDDFERFLGFFVEAGYDVDGKDEQGRTFVELIKDQRNAAEYIELIEKARG is encoded by the coding sequence ATGCGTAAAGATAAGAAACAAGTGATTGGTGACGAGATCGGCGATGAGCAGATCAAGCTGTTCCTCGATTTTGAGCCGGTCGACGCCACTTCGCCGTCGCTGCACAAACTGATCAAGGCTTATCGAGGTTTGCGTATCGATGACTTTGAGCGCTTTCTGGGTTTCTTCGTCGAAGCCGGTTATGACGTCGATGGCAAGGATGAGCAGGGCAGGACTTTTGTTGAACTGATCAAGGATCAGCGTAACGCCGCTGAGTACATCGAATTGATCGAGAAGGCTCGCGGCTAG